The following DNA comes from Ricinus communis isolate WT05 ecotype wild-type chromosome 10, ASM1957865v1, whole genome shotgun sequence.
TCACAGACCCCAGCTCCAATGTTCAAAGAGCCACCATAAAACAGGCAGATCGTATTATAAGTATCTCATATATTAATACATCATCTATGCATTCAATGCCAAACAATTTAAAAccaaatcaagaaaaaaatgcaCGAATAACACATACATTCTTTACTTTCAAATATATTCACTAACATAGGTCTTGTTGGGAACAAATTATTAGCAGGAACTGAATTCTTGAAAAAATCATGTCAATTGCCACATGATTTCATTTTGTTCAAAATGCCTTGCTATTTAAATTGCATCAAATTGAAGTCAAGCAACTATGACCTTTCCAAACATGAGAATTGACTAAAGAGAATACCCTTTAATTGAATTCTTCCATGGGCGCGATCCTACGGCATGGTTACTCTATATCAGAAtaagatctttttttttttctttctttttgagcTTGGTGAGGTTTGATGTCCACTCCTACGGTGGTCTCACCTTGCCGCTAGACTAAGGTAATAGTTCTATTAACAATCTTGTTTAAAACAAggtaaaaacttaaaaagcAGAGCAGGGGCTTACCTCTTTCGCTTTGTGCTTCTGACGTTTATGGCGATGACTCTTACTTTGGTCCTTTTCTTTGCTCTGGAGAACAAACGAGCAATGATATGAGATTAATACACAAGCAGAgaatctaaaaagaaaaaggaaaacaaaacgAGTATAAAGATGACCTTCTTTAATCTGTCATTTTTCTTGTGCCTCTTTCGATGGTTGGATGTTTCATGCTCGCTATCAGATGAATCATCACTTCTGCAGAAACTCAAGAAAGACGCAAGATGTTAGGAGAAAAGACAGAGAAACTAATAACACTTCCTACCAGGCCTCTACTCCACATGCCATATATTTACCCACTTATAGAAATTCTATCAAAAAGTGAATGAAAATTCAGTCTGGTTCGTAATTTTCAAAAAGCCTGGCAACAGGAAGCCACCTTCTAAGTCTGCCTATGCTCTAGTCGCATCTTCATAACAAGATTGATGACATTCATAGTATTTAGAAATTCTAAACTCTAAAAATGCACAGAttcaaataattgaaataaaaatgcaCAAATTCAAATGCTTTTAAGTTTATTAAGCGAATTCTAATGTTTGGtcgaaagaaataaaatgaaatcatGGCAAAAAGAAATGGCgaaatttaattttccaaACAAGACCAACAGCTTCAATTCAGAatctaatttttcaaattccataTCAAATTGAGCTCAAAGAAACAAACTTTATATCCAAGAAAAAACGAAAACGTGCAAAAGAATCAAAATCCAAGAGAGTCAAGTGAAAcaacttaataaattataaagaaaaaaagttcagataataaaagaagaaaagacatGAAAAAAGATAAGAGATTGATTTAGGGTTTACAACTCTAAGAACCTGGAAGAGTAAGAGTGGGAGGAAGATTGATCAGAATCTGACGAGTGGTGGTGGTGCCGACGGCGTTTTTTTGAATGGGAAGATTTATTGCTCTTCTTCCGGATCTTCAGAGCATCTCTATTTCTCTCACGACGGCTACTATGGTGACGGCGACGGTGATGATGAGAGGATGAAGAATCGGACGATGTTGAGGAACCGGATGTGTGAGAGGAGATAGAAGACGATGATACCGCCATTTTAGGGACAATAAGCACGAAGGGTTTTGCGTTTAGATTTCGGATATTTCACAAGGCAATCGCAATTTGCCCAGATTTTCGGAAAACCCCGTTTTGTCGGGTCAATTACATAAACATTCTTgaagttataaaatatatcttttcgTCCTCTATTAGGCTATTagtcaaatttaaatactttttacatttttattttatttcctctattatttcaaaaattaaaaactttttacatgtttatttttatttcctatattatttcaaattcaaaatgttttttatatttttctctttattacaAAAAGTAtgtgattttgatttttgagaGAATTAAGTGttctataataaaacaaatagtcaaattttaaatataaaagctaTAGCATTAAcattaattgtaattttataaataataactaaataatctaaaaccgtttttaattctttagaactaaatttaatattatatattaaaataaaatagtataataagagatatttttgttattattaattgaagGATTTCTAAAAgattagttaaatattttcaaccaaattttaatatggcgtctcatattttattgacttataataattttatcaatgtattataaattaatatctatttatatatgaaataatttttttattagaatagtaaacatcaaattaaaaagtaatacaTTCTATTagatttgtttttgttattattgaaatattgAAAGGATATTATTTATGTGATGAATTGTTAATACAGAATTTTGAGATTATTAAGCATGTGTGATCTGTTATATACAAGTATACTTGCAACGGTTCTTTGTTGTCTATGATCCTATTCTAACGTTCTTTTCTAGCTTGAGAAGGGTGGAAGTGACCTTTCTTCCTTAGGGAAGAAAGGTTGCTCCTTTTCCCTGTTTTGATGCCTGTGATGATCCAGTCTGAGGCTATGACCAAATTTTGTCCGCTGGTTCTTCCCGGAGGTCCCGGACCGCTGGTCCTCACGATTGTGCTTTGGTCTTGTTcctcaacactccccctcaaggtgggttcaaataaattaatggaaCCCATCTTGGTGAGAAGCCTATGATGATGAGATTTGTCTAGAGCCTTAGTAAAGATGTCTGCCAATTGTTCATTGCTCCTGATAAATGGAGTTTTAATTTCTCCAGATTGAACCTTTTCTCTTATAAAGTGACAATCTACCTCGATGTGTTTAGTGCGCTCGTGAAAAATGGGGTTTGAGGCAATATGTCTTGCTACTTGATTATCACAGTACATCTTTATTGGTTCTTTGATCTTAATCCTTATATCTGTAAGAACTTGCTTGATCCATATTAATTCGCTGGCTGTTGATGCCATTGCTCTGTATTCTGCCTTTGCACTAGATCCGCGCTTGGTCGGTTTGATGGGTCGGGTCGGCCCAGAAGCGACCCATGAATTGCCGGCCGACCGATGGGTTGAGCCTTGGGCCAGAATTGGCCCATATACAGTTGGACTAGGTGGCCGATATGGACCCGCTTTCCACGTCAATAACGCATCATAACCCTTAGGGTTAGATGCGTTCAGCATACTCACGCCGCCaaacctttcttcttttcttcgcTCGTCTCTGTCCCTTCTGTCCCCAGTCCTTCCGTGCTCTCCTCGATTAAGCGTCGGGCGAAGGTGCGGGTGTAGATGCTACATCTCGTGACGTTGTTAGGCGTCCCTCGCACCCGAGCCAACTCTCGCGGGTGAGAGATGAAGGCCCTATTTTCTGTGTCATTCTGGTTTTTCATGGCTCCCATAGTGGCTCGCCTGGTTTCCTCTTGTTGCACAAGGGCGATAACCGAGTCGAGTCTGGGGAGTTTGCTAGATAACAGGATCTGTGATCGAACCGCCTCGTAGCTTGACTCGAGCCCGCCCAGGTAAGTGAACACAAGGTCTTACTCCACTCTCTGCCTTATTTCCTCTGGATCAGTAGTGAGTAGGAGGTAGTTTGTAGCTCCTCCTACCGAGTTAATATCTCGGTTGCGTAACTCGCACTGGACCGAGTTCCTTGTTTTATTTGTGCCAATTCCTGTTTCAACTGGAATATATGCGCAAAGTTTTGTTCTTGCCCGTATAATCGCTTCGAGTCAGCTCCCATATAGCTGTGATGATGCCGAGTGTATAGCTCGCAACTGAGGCTCGATTGTGTTGGTTAGAAGCGACATGACCATGTGGTCAGTCGTCTACCAATCTTCGATGGCctcattttcttcctttcttggTTGATCTGGGTTGATTGGTTGTGGTTTCTTTTGAGTCCCTGTGATAAaaccaattttttttcttccactGAG
Coding sequences within:
- the LOC8287114 gene encoding NKAP family protein UM04995 isoform X1 codes for the protein MAVSSSSISSHTSGSSTSSDSSSSHHHRRRHHSSRRERNRDALKIRKKSNKSSHSKKRRRHHHHSSDSDQSSSHSYSSRFLELSDDSSDSEHETSNHRKRHKKNDRLKKSKEKDQSKSHRHKRQKHKAKEKQREERNSSPVQLSKFLGRAKDDGVRRSAVSGKKILLKLEKSKEDKEAENKRNELLKFLNASFD
- the LOC8287114 gene encoding splicing regulatory glutamine/lysine-rich protein 1 isoform X2, with protein sequence MAVSSSSISSHTSGSSTSSDSSSSHHHRRRHHSSRRERNRDALKIRKKSNKSSHSKKRRRHHHHSSDSDQSSSHSYSSRSDDSSDSEHETSNHRKRHKKNDRLKKSKEKDQSKSHRHKRQKHKAKEKQREERNSSPVQLSKFLGRAKDDGVRRSAVSGKKILLKLEKSKEDKEAENKRNELLKFLNASFD